The nucleotide window agtTACAATGGCTGTCCCAGCCGGAGCCATAGAAAAAGAAGACAGGCGTCACAAAGGCTGCATCCAGGATCCAAGAGGCTGCGATCAtcttcttggctttttctctggACACCTTGAAACTCAGCGGGTAGATGATGGTGTAGAAGCGGTCTATGCAGATGGAGAGGAGTACGTAGATCTGGACGCCGGGAGTGAGATACTGGAAGTAGCGCACTACCTTGCACATGGCACTGCCCAGGGTCCACCTTCCAGTGGTGAACTGCAGCACAACAAATGGTGTGCTGGCCACGCTGATGAGGAGGTCAGCACACGCCATGGACACCACAAAGTAGTTGGTGGTGGACTGAGTCCTCCGGCTCCTGTGGATGACCAGACACACCAGGGAATTGCCAAAGATAGAGAACAACCACAAAGCGCCAAAGAAAATGCTGGCCGTGGCCACCTCTCCCGGATTCAGTCCATACTGCAGGTCTGTCCTGTTGCTCATCCAGCTGTGTTCCTCATGGAGTTCCATCAGGCCATGGGGCAGCAGGGCCTCAGCTGCTTCCATGCAGCTGTGGTTCGGAAGGGGCACCAGCAGGGTAGCAGTAACCACAGGTGGCTGGTCGTTATCCATTCTGTGAGCAAAAACCATAGTCACTCTTTTCCTCTTAGGTCTAGATAAGACGAGAAGAACAAAGCGTCCTGTTAAAACGGTGTCATGTAAGCTCGCTACTGACAAGACaatcttaccactgagctaaatccccaacccccctttttcCTTAGACACAGCCTCCTTCAAGCCACAACTCCTAAgatatttttctgtgtctgtgtggtgctCATTTGCCTGTGTGGACATTGATGTGTCTTCCTCACTCACTCTCCTCTGTGttacatttgaaaacaaatgtgGATATGGGTATGTTGTAATAGCCACacattattttaacttttttttagatttatgtgtatgagccgTTTTCCtacttgcatgcatgtgcactttGTGCAAGCCTGGTTTCTTCAACAATCAGAAGGTGCCGAATCCCCTGGAACtcgagttacaggcagttataaaccatgctgggaaccaaagctggGGTATCTGCATGAGCAACaaacgctcttaaccactgagccacctcttcaggcCCTCCACCGTAGTTTTTGACATAGGCCTCAAACTGGCTAGCTAGGACAccctgagatcctcctgtctccgtcCTGCACCAGAGGTAACAGGACCATTCGGCAGTGCCCAGCCCTTCAAGTGGGTACTAGGAGACCAagtcaggtcctcaagcttgcattGCAAGTActtgactgactgagccatctccccagcccccagtgaGCATGTTTGGTGGGTGCTTTGCAATCAAACTGACTGAGACTTCCCCACGCTTACAAAGAAAGCCTGTATTTTCTGCACTCATGCACTGAAACGTAACTGGATAGTAGGTTAGCCTGTCCAGAATGGCTGTGGGGCCCTGTTGATTTAGCACTTAATGCTTCACGAAgttttcctggtttgttttaCTCTAGCTTAGCAGTACACTAGAATCTCCCAGAAACCTCTAAAACAGACTGATTTggtcccatcccccagccctgggattcTGATTTAATGAGTCTGGAATGTAGAAGGCATCAGGGTGTTTCAGAGTTCCCCAGGTGACCCTAATGTTCAGTCACAATTAAGAAACACAACGTTAGAAGGCTTTCCACGTTTCTCTATCTTCCCCACTGAACTATGGGTTCTGGAGGAGGTATTATTCTTTTCTCCATGCCCCACAGAGTCTAACTGAAGTACTTTGCATTAATAATTGCTTGTTAAATATTAACTAAATTGGATCCATAAGGACAGAGAACTTAAATAAGCTCCTCCCACCCACTGCCCTGCAAGGAGAATTCAGTGGCAGTGGACAGAAGATCACTGGTGaccaatagaaatagaaaaaaacatgACTGCTAAAAGAGAGGGCAGTAAAACCAGTTTAAGGCAGTCTAAGGCACTAAGGCAGAGGAAGGACAGCTTAGGTCCTCAGACAGGTCTAACCCAAAGCAGGGGAAAGCCTGCTCCTTGTCATTCTGGAGTCCCAGAGTAAAAGTTCTCAAAGGATTCTGCTAGTATGGAAACAAATGCCTTTCAGGGAATGGTTCTGAAATAAAAGGGCTGTTTAATTAGTAACTATGCCTAGAGTCTCTTATACATAGTAATTTTAGAAGTGACAGATACATTGTGAAGTTACATGTTAACTTACATATTCCTGTCTAGCTGAACAAATAATCCCAAAGGTTAGGCACTTGCTGCCTTATAGGACATTAACCAGTTCTGTGTATAACCTGTTGACACTGTTTTaatgctgacatttttttttaatgcctctaAATCTGCATTCCTTCAAATGCTCTTAGAAGCACCCTTATCTGAACGTCTCCTTCAATAGTAAGTGAATAAATCTTTCTTTCACGTTCATCATGTTTGTGTAAGTTACACAGTACAGTTAACTTTTTGAAACTCATATGTAGTGGATGGAAGAATGGAaagattgatggatggatggatggatggaaggacgGAAGGATGAACAGATGGACGGACGGAtagatagaaggatggatgggtggaaggaaggatggatgatggatggatgaatggaatgatggatggatggaaggaaggataagtagatggaaggaaggaaagaaggaaggaaggaaggaaggaaggaaggaaggaaggaaggaaggaaagaagggtgggtggatggatggattggtGGATGGacgggtggaaggaaggaaggaaggaaggaaggatggatggatggatggatggaagaatggatagatggaaggaaggaagggtagatGGATgcatgagtggatggatggatgggtgaaagACTGGAAGTTAAAGAGATGAAGGGaagaaccacaaagaagagaGGGATTCTTGGCTGTGAtgacatacacttttaatctcagcactagggaagcagaggcaaggggatctctatgagtgtaAGGCCAGcgagagctgcatagtgagactctaccaaaacaaaaacaaaaacctagaggTGCACACACCATGAACACTGTGTCCTGTGGAGGGCTGATCCCAGCTAAGCTGATCAATGGCTAGTTAGTTTCTATACCATGCAACATCACAACTAGGGAGTTTTAAAACTCCAGTAAGGGGAGCTAGGAgaatgctcagtgggtaaagtgcctgccacacaaatATCCAACAAGGGTCTTAGacctccagagcccacataaaagctggtgGGCACAGAAGCCTGGCTataacaccagcacttgggagaccaaGACTGGATTCCCAGGACAAGTTGGTTGGCTGGActagtatagtgatattttatttgtattgaaatgttattttatttgtatgttagtaaagttgccttgaggtcagagcaaaccagagcagaagctgggcggtggtggttgcacgcctttaatcccagcacttgggaggcagagctaggtagatctctgtgtgttcaaggacacagccagcatgacagacacatgcctttaatctcaataccaaccatagaaagacctggaggtctatatagacaggcagtgacgaggaggtcatgtggctgggtttacaaccaatgagaaaacagaacagaaagtctataaaaaaagacaggacacacagaagtaggtctctggcggagaggaattacagtgaagggtaaggctctcagctattgctctgacctcttagtttttaactctgcaactggctctgtgtttcttatttaacaagacggttacatctacatttggcgcccaacatggcaagaattcattaaaaaaccgcttggcttggcagtgggtccggcttccctaGCTTGGGCCTGGCTCGGGCCTGGCTTGGGCCTAGCTCCGACCTAGCtcggcttaggactcaggcccaacctaccttagctataATTGGTTAccgccacagctggagttacttgcttaaaaagccggtgctacaaacaactcaggcctgcaggagctaccactaattgcagtagctacacacagataggctgcttttggctgaaatgcgaGCTCACGTGGTCGTGGTcggttggagcttaaggaagccagagcctagGCTCGACTTGGCTCAAGcgggaacattgaagcggttggattcaagcttttagccagaatgtggctatgctttcttgctctctctttctctctggattcccacctcggacggtAGGAAGCTGtgttgaaattccctcggatttctactgttctacgcagaattggtaagtcaattataccagatattttaaaggaaactatttaaaagagatttttttccacattaaaatgtgtacattggaagaacattgggctttgtttgaaattttaggcagtctgacaatggaacaactatatgagaagattaatgttgatcgaattatgtacattattattcttcttatccttattttactattaaaaagatagtcaatttaagtgccaggataaaaatttagGAAAAACCTGTTAagatgaattatagagaaattcagattcagacagaagaaattaacagtgaagtcgtttcaggattggattataaggctacagaaagaaagcctgttttcacacaatcacccttaatttatccggtaaccatacaacagcaacctggtcaagtgaatacacaaaatatttggactccagttgaaatgttagatttatgaaggtttaaggaagcaatatcttatggcatgcattccccagatgtaaagcaaatgttaaattcctggtcaacttataataggataataccacaggactggcgggagctggtgcaggctgttctggaacctggacaacagctccagtggcaagtgtggttcaaagaggaagctaaaaacatagcaaaacaatgtaaggataaaggtatacaagtcttccagaaccagcttgttggagaaggccaatatgctgcagtagaaacacaatgtttatatgatatccaaactctaattctatgtcaaatggcagacttgaatgcatgggacagagttgaggaaccaggaaagaaaactgagtcatttataaaggttatacagggcccaaaagaatctttcacagatttcctACGAAGACTGatttcagcagtaaagagaatggtcccaaattcagaagctagctagataataattgaatctttggcttttgagaacgcaaatgcagcatgcaaaagaataatcaggccgttaaaggcaagatctgcacccttggaagattggattagagacacggttaatgttgagactcatgatcatgataatatatGGGTAGGAGacgcaatttcaagaggtttgaagaatgtcagatgttttggatgtggaaaacaaggacatttgaaaagggactgtaaacagggcacttttagaaacaatgtttcttcaaggaacaatggcaacagaatgtcccttccttctggagtatgtaggaggtgtggtaagggaagacaccggaccaatgaatgtagatcaagaAGGGACaaacaaggtaatactttgcctcagtctttgggaaactcccagaggggcctcaggcaggcccctacagtgaatccagttcagacctttcctgcaatcgtagaggagacccctactcagagcagttaaataactaaatgcctattggaataaaccaggctactcagagtaatggaacaactgagacagagagaacagaaaattcaggagaaaccataaagaaaattttttggcaaacttctataaatgaacaaagaccaaaattaacaataaaaacaaatggtgttttgttgtctggtctggtagacacaggtgctgatgtgaccataattgcaccagaattttggcatgcatcttggcctcttcaggaggtaaatgttcaactgttaggaattggaactgTTAGgaattatctcaagtgaaacagtgcgatatggctcaaatgtataggcccagaaggacagagaggcagattaaaaacatatgtggctaacatagctatgaacctgtggggtcaagacctgttacaacaatggaatactcagattaacatccctccaacctcagaaataaatcataaactagcacatgtttctgagagaaatattagaaggtattattctaatgagtggtcaccagccatccatattatacaagaacagggcacaaaaactgatgatcttccaaagacaccaacagctctacctttaaaatggttaacaggcaagcctgtatgggttcatcaatggcctttaacaacagagaaactccaggctttagaagagctggtagaagaacaattaaatgctcagcatattgaagaatctaccagcccttggaattctcctgtacttgttattaaaaagaaatcttgtaaATGGAGAAtagtaacagaccttagagcaattaacaaagtaattcagccaatgggctctctacaatctggaattcctttgcccaCTCTGTTAcataaaggatggcctctcatagttatcgatttaaaagactgtttcttttcaatacccttacaagaaaaagacagagaaagatttgctttcacggtgcctacttataataattctcaaccggttaaaagatttcaatgtaGAGTCTTCCCatagggaatgttgaatagtccaaacctgtgccaatattttgtacaacagcccttggaagtgatatgtaaaaaatttcctaaatctataatttatcattatatggatgatattttactagctgactcaaatgcaaaTACTTTAGagagaatgtttgaagaaataaagaaaatattgccttgctggggattacaaattgctcctgaaaagatacaaagaggagattctattaattatttaggatataaaatagagctacaaaaaattagacctcaaaaggtgcaaattaagAGAGATCAACTACAggctcttaatgactttcaaagattatttggagacatttctcatctacaaactattgttggggtaaaaaatgatgaactgaataatttgttcaaaaccttagaaggtgacaaggacttaaatagtccaagagaattatcacctgaagatgagaaagaattggccttggtagaaaagaaagcacatgaaggacacatggattgtattgatccaaagctggattgcattttggttattttgccttctaggcattctcctacaggaatattaatgcagagaagatattatattggaacggatatttttaccaaataaaccaaatacaaaattaaaaacttatgtggaaaaaatctgacttaattttgaaaggaaaattgagacttcgtcaattagcagggatagacccagcagaaattgttgtacctttaactaaagaggacattgaaaaattatggacagaaagtgaaccttggcaaagagcttgcagtaattttttgggagaaattaacagcaaatatcccaaaagcaatagaattgatcttataaaga belongs to Onychomys torridus chromosome 3, mOncTor1.1, whole genome shotgun sequence and includes:
- the Gpr19 gene encoding probable G-protein coupled receptor 19 isoform X2; the protein is MDNDQPPVVTATLLVPLPNHSCMEAAEALLPHGLMELHEEHSWMSNRTDLQYGLNPGEVATASIFFGALWLFSIFGNSLVCLVIHRSRRTQSTTNYFVVSMACADLLISVASTPFVVLQFTTGRWTLGSAMCKVVRYFQYLTPGVQIYVLLSICIDRFYTIIYPLSFKVSREKAKKMIAASWILDAAFVTPVFFFYGSGWDSHCNYFLPPSWEGTAYMVIHFLVGFVIPSVLIILFYQKVVKYIWRIGTDGRTLRRTMNIVPRTKVKTVKMFLLLNVVFLFSWLPFHVAQLWHPHEQDYKKSSLVFTAVTWVSFSSSASKPTLYSIYNANFRRGMKETFCMSSMKCYRSNAYTITTSSRMAKRNYVGISEIPPMSRTITKDSIYDSFDREAREKKLAWPINSNPPNTFV
- the Gpr19 gene encoding probable G-protein coupled receptor 19 isoform X1; translation: MVFAHRMDNDQPPVVTATLLVPLPNHSCMEAAEALLPHGLMELHEEHSWMSNRTDLQYGLNPGEVATASIFFGALWLFSIFGNSLVCLVIHRSRRTQSTTNYFVVSMACADLLISVASTPFVVLQFTTGRWTLGSAMCKVVRYFQYLTPGVQIYVLLSICIDRFYTIIYPLSFKVSREKAKKMIAASWILDAAFVTPVFFFYGSGWDSHCNYFLPPSWEGTAYMVIHFLVGFVIPSVLIILFYQKVVKYIWRIGTDGRTLRRTMNIVPRTKVKTVKMFLLLNVVFLFSWLPFHVAQLWHPHEQDYKKSSLVFTAVTWVSFSSSASKPTLYSIYNANFRRGMKETFCMSSMKCYRSNAYTITTSSRMAKRNYVGISEIPPMSRTITKDSIYDSFDREAREKKLAWPINSNPPNTFV